In a genomic window of beta proteobacterium MWH-UniP1:
- a CDS encoding peptidylprolyl isomerase codes for MTPLVLLQSWLAAAALAMSVTVSAQVVAPSSSSAQVTPLGASAQVRPLAPPSESQGFKAPASPVLIDRVVAIVNREVITASELARREKQFIANLKRQNITLPSPALLREQVLERMINDRAMLQMARETGIRVDDITLDRSINRIADQNGMSVSGLRNQLESEGISFAAFRQDIREEIILTRLREREVDNRLQISDSEVDTFLAAQGQSIQRVEELKVAQILVRVAENASKDELAAAQAKVKRIEEALRDPKAFAATAKEFSDSPDRDQGGSLGWRPPDRLPTLFLDAVSGLKPGQISKTVRSANGFHILQLEDRRSTLRTQEVAVHRARHILVRVDAQVSEEVARRRILDIRRRIELGSDFAQMARDFSQDLGSAQKGGELDWAYPGDLVPEFERAMFGLQPGQMSDPVRSVFGVHLIQLLERKREPLTEDRLRTAARMVLRDQKLAEAVSEWTREVRANAYVEIKRDEL; via the coding sequence GTGACCCCATTAGTCCTTCTTCAATCCTGGCTCGCTGCGGCCGCCTTGGCCATGTCAGTTACCGTGTCGGCCCAGGTCGTAGCGCCATCGAGCAGTTCGGCCCAGGTCACGCCTCTTGGGGCCAGCGCCCAGGTCCGGCCGTTGGCGCCGCCCTCGGAAAGTCAGGGCTTCAAGGCACCCGCTTCACCGGTGCTTATTGATCGTGTTGTGGCGATTGTGAACCGCGAGGTGATCACCGCTAGCGAATTGGCCAGAAGAGAAAAGCAGTTTATTGCCAACCTGAAGCGCCAGAACATTACGCTGCCAAGCCCAGCGCTTTTAAGAGAGCAGGTCTTAGAGCGCATGATCAATGATCGGGCCATGCTGCAGATGGCCCGCGAGACTGGCATTCGGGTGGATGACATCACCTTGGATCGCAGCATTAACCGCATTGCAGATCAAAACGGCATGTCGGTTTCGGGCCTGCGTAATCAGCTTGAGTCCGAAGGCATTTCATTTGCTGCCTTTCGCCAAGACATACGTGAAGAAATTATTCTGACCCGTCTGCGTGAGCGGGAGGTCGACAATCGTTTGCAGATCAGTGACAGCGAGGTCGACACCTTTTTGGCGGCGCAGGGCCAGTCGATTCAGCGGGTTGAAGAATTAAAGGTGGCACAAATTCTGGTGCGGGTCGCAGAGAACGCCAGCAAAGACGAATTAGCGGCGGCCCAAGCCAAAGTAAAACGGATTGAAGAGGCCCTGCGCGATCCCAAGGCATTTGCCGCAACGGCAAAAGAGTTTTCTGATTCGCCCGACCGTGATCAGGGTGGCAGCCTGGGCTGGCGCCCGCCCGATCGCCTGCCCACACTTTTTCTGGATGCGGTTTCCGGCTTAAAGCCGGGGCAAATCAGCAAGACGGTACGTAGTGCCAATGGTTTTCACATCCTTCAGTTAGAAGATCGCCGCTCTACCTTGCGCACGCAGGAAGTTGCCGTCCACCGGGCCCGCCACATACTGGTGCGGGTTGATGCACAGGTCAGTGAAGAGGTGGCCCGCCGTCGCATTCTGGATATCCGCCGCCGAATTGAATTGGGCAGTGACTTTGCGCAGATGGCCCGCGATTTCTCACAAGACTTAGGTTCTGCACAAAAGGGCGGCGAACTCGATTGGGCCTACCCCGGTGACCTTGTGCCAGAGTTTGAGCGGGCCATGTTTGGCCTGCAGCCTGGCCAGATGAGTGACCCGGTGCGTTCAGTCTTCGGTGTGCATCTGATTCAACTACTCGAGCGTAAACGTGAACCATTAACAGAAGACCGTCTGCGTACAGCGGCACGCATGGTGTTACGTGACCAGAAACTTGCAGAGGCCGTGTCCGAGTGGACTCGCGAAGTGCGTGCCAATGCGTATGTTGAAATCAAGCGCGACGAACTCTGA
- the lptD gene encoding LPS assembly protein LptD: MRFSGIVTLRVSSAVALFMVGSTLGLGLTLGAGPVVASPLIGSCPRAELSVGDVPGYAAPIRLAQAETPSIALSANVQSPLGLKFDPILNLEPATSGDTPVYIFGRDISGQTDDWVQSNTDAEFRKLGLFIKAKDIRHDLVKDMLFAEGDVKLFREGEFYEGPKLELKLGTTQGFFNEVGYQLTSTGGRGTAKQAEFIQPMETKLTQATYTTCPRDRPAWELRMDEMLVDQIREVGVTKSSTLYWGGLPILPFGDASFSIGDRRKTGFLPPSYRTSTKLGFEIEAPFYWNLAPHHDMTLYPRLITKRGVQLGTEFRFLEPSSLGTVAYEVLPNDSVTKTNRQFGSVTTTYRPTKDVALGLNIQRASDDNYFTDLGNSLLSSAQRLLPGALTLTTASRGWNFQAEIQDYQLLQDTASPLIKPYSYAPRLAASKNHRATPGRDALPLDWNVSTELTSYQHPTLAEGERAVASGSVAWRHFQQGFYITPKVALHATHYEHRKNGSSTETQNKYLTNPSGTIYANNVGTTTDSYTRVLPTFSTEVSTILERSVSVGKLALEQTLEPKISYIYTPYKDQSRYPVFDTGSPSLNFAQIFSESAFNGQDRVADLNQITAGVTTRFIEERSGAERFRASLGQRFYLDDQRVTLPGGTVRTDRKSDLLGQITARPIKDWVTDAQAQYTPSTSRWQSVSLVNRYNPKPASAVSAAYRFVRDSSNTIDLAFQWPVAKHWYAVGRYQYALRNLGGNTENQNPGVVEALAGFEYDGGCWVGRFVVQQYAASGSEKNTAIFFQLELNGMARVGTNPLGALTRNIPNYQMINQITPLPSKFDNFQ, encoded by the coding sequence ATGCGTTTTTCTGGGATCGTCACCCTGCGGGTGAGCAGCGCTGTGGCGCTCTTTATGGTGGGTTCAACACTCGGCCTTGGTCTGACCCTTGGGGCGGGCCCCGTTGTTGCTTCCCCCTTGATTGGTAGCTGCCCCAGGGCTGAGCTGTCTGTCGGCGATGTGCCTGGTTATGCGGCCCCGATTCGGCTGGCCCAGGCCGAGACGCCAAGCATTGCGCTTTCAGCCAATGTTCAAAGCCCCCTGGGCCTGAAGTTTGATCCGATCTTAAATCTTGAACCTGCCACGTCGGGCGACACGCCGGTCTATATTTTTGGCCGTGATATCTCGGGCCAGACCGACGATTGGGTGCAGTCCAATACCGATGCTGAATTTCGAAAGCTAGGCCTCTTTATCAAGGCCAAAGATATTCGGCACGACTTGGTGAAAGACATGCTGTTTGCCGAAGGGGACGTGAAGCTCTTTCGCGAAGGTGAGTTTTACGAGGGCCCCAAGCTTGAATTAAAACTTGGAACCACGCAGGGCTTTTTCAATGAAGTTGGTTATCAGCTGACCTCTACTGGGGGCCGTGGCACGGCCAAGCAGGCGGAATTTATTCAGCCAATGGAGACCAAGCTGACCCAGGCCACCTACACCACCTGCCCGCGCGATCGCCCTGCCTGGGAGTTGCGCATGGACGAAATGCTGGTGGATCAGATTCGTGAAGTGGGTGTCACAAAATCATCAACGCTGTATTGGGGTGGCCTGCCGATCCTGCCCTTTGGAGATGCATCGTTTTCAATTGGTGATCGGCGTAAGACCGGATTTCTGCCGCCTTCTTACCGCACATCGACCAAGCTTGGTTTTGAAATTGAGGCACCGTTTTATTGGAACCTGGCCCCCCACCACGACATGACGCTTTACCCGCGCTTGATCACCAAGCGCGGTGTTCAGCTTGGCACCGAGTTTCGTTTTCTTGAGCCCAGCAGCCTGGGCACGGTGGCCTACGAGGTGCTGCCCAACGATAGCGTGACCAAGACCAATCGGCAGTTTGGCTCGGTGACCACAACGTATCGGCCAACCAAAGATGTGGCCCTGGGGCTAAATATTCAGCGGGCGTCCGATGACAACTACTTTACCGACCTTGGTAATTCGCTGTTGTCTTCGGCCCAGCGGCTGCTACCCGGTGCGCTAACGCTGACCACCGCATCGCGTGGCTGGAATTTCCAGGCCGAGATTCAGGACTATCAGCTCTTGCAAGACACAGCATCCCCGCTGATCAAACCATATAGCTATGCGCCACGCCTGGCCGCTTCCAAAAACCATCGGGCAACGCCTGGCCGCGATGCCTTGCCGCTCGATTGGAATGTCAGCACCGAACTCACGTCGTATCAACACCCAACGCTGGCCGAGGGGGAACGTGCTGTCGCGTCAGGCTCGGTAGCCTGGCGGCATTTCCAACAGGGCTTTTACATCACTCCGAAAGTCGCGCTGCATGCAACCCATTACGAACATCGTAAAAACGGCAGCAGCACCGAAACGCAAAACAAGTATTTAACCAATCCTTCGGGCACGATTTATGCCAACAACGTGGGCACCACAACCGATTCCTACACACGGGTGTTGCCAACGTTTAGCACCGAGGTCAGCACCATTTTGGAGCGCTCTGTGTCGGTGGGTAAGCTGGCACTGGAGCAGACGCTTGAACCAAAAATTTCTTACATCTACACACCCTATAAAGACCAGTCGCGCTATCCCGTGTTTGACACGGGTTCGCCAAGCCTGAACTTTGCGCAGATTTTTTCGGAGTCTGCCTTTAACGGTCAAGACCGCGTTGCCGACTTAAACCAGATCACGGCGGGTGTCACCACGCGGTTTATTGAAGAGCGAAGTGGTGCAGAGCGTTTTCGCGCGTCGCTCGGCCAGCGCTTTTACTTAGACGACCAGCGGGTGACGCTACCTGGCGGAACCGTTCGTACTGATCGCAAATCCGATCTGCTCGGCCAGATCACCGCCAGGCCAATCAAAGATTGGGTCACCGATGCCCAGGCCCAGTACACACCATCCACATCTCGTTGGCAGAGTGTGTCGCTGGTCAATCGTTACAACCCGAAGCCTGCCAGCGCGGTGAGTGCCGCCTATCGTTTTGTGCGTGACTCCTCCAACACGATTGATTTGGCCTTTCAGTGGCCCGTTGCGAAACACTGGTATGCGGTCGGCCGTTACCAATACGCGCTGCGTAACCTTGGGGGCAATACCGAAAACCAGAACCCGGGTGTGGTCGAGGCCTTGGCTGGATTCGAGTACGACGGTGGCTGCTGGGTTGGCCGCTTTGTGGTCCAGCAGTACGCGGCCAGCGGTTCCGAGAAAAATACGGCCATCTTTTTTCAGCTGGAGTTAAACGGCATGGCCCGTGTCGGCACCAATCCCTTGGGGGCATTGACGCGTAATATCCCGAATTACCAGATGATTAACCAGATCACACCCCTGCCATCGAAATTTGATAATTTCCAGTAA
- a CDS encoding phosphotransferase: MQPSPQNTHSDPRIDLAKAWLEDRSAELQALGLTISAQSCRPASSDASFRRYFRFDAQIHGQAGHVVLMDAPPDKEDIRPFVAIDHLFEQAGLSVPKIWASDSQQGFLLCSDLGQKTYLAALTESRDKPAECTRLYRDAWQALVKLQAFSIAKVPPLATGSLPTERNPACGLNPYGAEKLMQEMRLFDEWYLGRHKPIDLSASEREGLMQVYDRILSACLAQPAVIVHRDYHSRNLMVMAQANPGVLDFQDAVIGPITYDLVSLLRDAYIEWPEDVQIDWAVRYWQDAKKAGLPVADDFGEFWRDFEWMGLQRHIKVLGIFARLYHRDGKENYLNDIPLVGRYAMSVARRYQGLGPLAKLLERCL, translated from the coding sequence ATGCAGCCCTCACCGCAAAACACCCATTCCGACCCACGAATCGACCTGGCCAAGGCTTGGCTAGAAGACCGCAGTGCCGAACTCCAGGCCCTTGGCCTGACCATCTCGGCCCAGTCCTGCCGGCCGGCCTCAAGCGATGCCTCATTTCGGCGCTATTTCCGGTTCGACGCCCAAATCCATGGCCAGGCCGGACATGTTGTGCTGATGGACGCCCCGCCTGACAAAGAAGACATCCGGCCCTTTGTGGCCATCGACCATTTATTTGAGCAGGCCGGCCTGTCTGTGCCCAAGATCTGGGCATCGGACAGCCAACAGGGGTTTCTTCTGTGCAGCGATCTGGGGCAAAAGACCTATCTTGCGGCCCTGACCGAGTCCCGCGATAAGCCCGCCGAATGCACCCGGCTGTATCGAGACGCCTGGCAGGCCCTAGTAAAGCTGCAGGCCTTTAGCATCGCCAAGGTTCCACCCCTTGCAACCGGATCACTGCCCACCGAACGAAACCCCGCTTGCGGACTAAACCCTTACGGCGCCGAAAAATTAATGCAGGAAATGCGGCTCTTTGATGAGTGGTATCTGGGCCGACACAAGCCGATCGATCTGTCTGCTTCCGAGCGCGAGGGTCTGATGCAGGTCTACGACCGCATTCTGTCTGCCTGTCTAGCGCAGCCGGCGGTGATCGTGCATCGGGACTATCACAGCCGAAATCTGATGGTGATGGCCCAGGCCAACCCCGGTGTGTTGGACTTTCAAGACGCAGTGATTGGCCCAATCACCTATGACTTGGTTTCGCTACTGCGCGATGCCTATATTGAGTGGCCAGAAGATGTCCAAATCGATTGGGCCGTGCGTTATTGGCAAGACGCCAAAAAAGCGGGGCTGCCCGTGGCCGATGATTTTGGTGAGTTCTGGCGTGACTTTGAATGGATGGGTCTGCAGCGTCACATCAAAGTGTTGGGCATCTTTGCACGGCTCTACCACCGAGATGGCAAAGAAAATTACCTTAATGACATTCCCTTGGTGGGGCGCTACGCCATGTCGGTTGCGCGGCGCTATCAGGGGCTTGGTCCGCTTGCCAAACTCTTGGAGCGCTGCCTGTGA
- a CDS encoding nucleotidyltransferase family protein has translation MQAMVLAAGRGERMRPLTDHTPKPLLKVKGKPLLVWHLEALAQAGFTSVVINLAHLAHQIRELIGSGQAFGLQVRYSEEPPGALETAGGIAQAKPWCNQAGQAVSPYFLVINADTWTDWPMARAFEIRDQMMQSTAATLCHLVLVDNPVQHPDGDFSLDGQQVVTKRAGDSLTFSGIGVYDHQMFAAIASGTRAPLAPLLHQAIGQGRCSGERHGGIWSDVGTPERLAQLNQ, from the coding sequence ATGCAGGCCATGGTGCTTGCCGCTGGGCGAGGTGAGCGGATGCGGCCTTTGACCGACCACACGCCAAAGCCTCTTTTAAAAGTCAAAGGCAAGCCCCTGCTGGTCTGGCATTTAGAAGCCTTAGCCCAGGCGGGGTTTACATCTGTTGTGATTAATCTGGCCCATCTTGCTCACCAAATTCGGGAACTGATTGGCAGTGGCCAGGCCTTTGGTCTGCAGGTGCGCTACTCCGAAGAGCCCCCCGGAGCGCTAGAGACTGCCGGTGGCATTGCCCAGGCAAAACCATGGTGCAACCAAGCCGGCCAGGCCGTAAGTCCCTATTTTCTGGTGATTAATGCGGACACCTGGACCGACTGGCCCATGGCCCGCGCCTTTGAGATTCGCGACCAGATGATGCAATCTACCGCCGCAACACTTTGTCACTTAGTCTTGGTGGACAACCCCGTTCAGCACCCCGATGGCGACTTCTCGCTGGATGGCCAGCAGGTCGTGACCAAACGGGCCGGGGACAGCCTGACCTTTTCAGGCATTGGGGTCTATGATCACCAAATGTTTGCCGCTATTGCCAGCGGAACCCGCGCGCCGCTTGCGCCGCTTTTGCATCAAGCGATTGGCCAAGGCCGATGCTCGGGTGAACGCCACGGCGGCATATGGTCCGATGTTGGGACGCCTGAACGACTTGCACAACTGAATCAATGA
- a CDS encoding aminopeptidase P N-terminal domain-containing protein, with product MNAPDPTMPTHFIESLSEELRPQECLGPIHGDQHFKRRQCLAAWIAGQGGGVLVLSAGEEVLRNRDNPFPFRSHSDFLYMTGFPEPDAWWVMRVEADGKTTSVLACRPRDPEREIWDGVRVGPERAAERFYFDRAICIDDLDATIIKMAANLPAFYAHVGMHAELDGRLRHWLNALRTQGRAGVTAPDRIVDIGQAIARQRLIKDSLEIDTMQRAADISAAAHVRAMQFAKPGQREYALEAELLHGFRAAGAQSVAYGSIVAGGPHSCILHHRAGDRVIRNGELILIDAGCELDGYASDITRTFPANGKFTPQQRAIYDIVQAAQHEAVEATKIGGAFTAPHDAAVRVLVRGMLDLGLIPKQSVDAAIESGDFKRFYMHRTGHWLGLDVHDVGDYNLPLTEGMVLTIEPGFYIRPAEDIDPGYWNVGIRIEDDALVTKHGPRLLTRGVPVDADAIEALMNH from the coding sequence ATGAACGCACCTGACCCAACCATGCCCACCCATTTCATCGAGTCGCTCTCTGAAGAATTGCGGCCACAGGAGTGTCTTGGTCCGATTCATGGTGATCAGCACTTTAAGCGCAGGCAGTGTCTGGCGGCGTGGATTGCAGGCCAAGGCGGTGGCGTGCTGGTCTTGTCTGCTGGCGAAGAAGTATTAAGAAACCGAGATAACCCATTTCCGTTTCGCAGCCACAGCGATTTTCTCTATATGACGGGTTTCCCAGAGCCCGACGCCTGGTGGGTCATGCGGGTCGAGGCCGACGGCAAGACCACCAGTGTCTTGGCGTGTCGGCCAAGAGATCCAGAGCGCGAAATCTGGGATGGCGTGCGTGTGGGCCCAGAGCGCGCCGCAGAACGCTTTTATTTCGATCGGGCGATCTGCATTGATGATCTGGATGCCACCATCATCAAAATGGCAGCCAATCTTCCTGCCTTTTACGCACACGTGGGCATGCATGCCGAATTAGATGGGCGGCTACGACACTGGCTCAATGCGTTGCGTACCCAAGGCCGTGCTGGCGTGACCGCACCAGACCGCATCGTGGACATTGGCCAGGCGATTGCACGGCAACGACTGATCAAAGACAGTCTTGAAATTGACACCATGCAGCGGGCCGCAGACATATCGGCCGCCGCCCATGTGCGCGCTATGCAATTTGCCAAACCGGGTCAGCGCGAATACGCGCTCGAGGCCGAACTCTTACATGGCTTTCGGGCCGCAGGCGCCCAATCAGTGGCCTATGGGTCGATTGTGGCCGGCGGGCCGCACAGCTGCATCTTGCACCACCGCGCCGGTGACCGCGTGATTCGCAACGGCGAGTTGATTCTGATCGATGCAGGCTGCGAACTCGACGGCTATGCGTCTGACATTACCCGCACCTTTCCCGCAAACGGGAAATTCACACCGCAGCAGCGGGCCATTTACGACATCGTGCAGGCAGCGCAGCACGAAGCCGTTGAGGCCACCAAGATTGGCGGTGCCTTTACCGCACCGCATGACGCTGCTGTTCGGGTGTTGGTGCGTGGCATGCTGGATCTTGGCCTGATTCCCAAACAGTCGGTAGATGCTGCCATTGAATCGGGTGACTTTAAGCGGTTTTACATGCATCGCACCGGCCACTGGTTGGGTCTGGATGTCCACGATGTGGGCGACTACAACCTGCCCTTGACCGAGGGCATGGTGCTCACCATTGAACCAGGGTTTTATATTCGGCCTGCCGAAGATATTGACCCCGGCTATTGGAATGTCGGTATTCGCATTGAAGACGACGCGCTCGTTACCAAACACGGCCCCCGGCTACTCACCCGCGGTGTGCCGGTGGATGCCGATGCCATTGAAGCATTGATGAATCACTAA
- a CDS encoding FAD-dependent monooxygenase, whose protein sequence is MMDPFVRIQGAGPVGILTALFLEKYGWSKSAIGLIDPAITAPLPAHDSDPRILALSHGTLVRLQQLGIDTEITRIKQINVSSQGHFGSMEIRTDRVGVTDLGGLVSYARLLTALRQKIKEVGIPIYANADAQELANPGVCVIAEGGVYQPGAPLADPRMQVVRDYHQSAVLGWVTTSPAPNDVAWERFTADGVVALLPIRQRYALVFCRETGLAQAFHDAGPDMRNRLLSDVMGGRVSGIQNVEVTGIYPLGLKWRDTLAENNTVWIGNSAQALHPVAGQGLNLGFRDAETLAMCLLQRGQPIEARLQDYARRRKVDRWSVRTATDTLARQPWVRYTIGGVAMVPGAKKLLGQVLMYGG, encoded by the coding sequence ATGATGGATCCCTTTGTACGCATTCAGGGCGCTGGCCCAGTTGGCATTCTGACCGCACTCTTTTTGGAAAAATATGGCTGGAGCAAATCGGCAATCGGCCTGATTGATCCCGCAATCACTGCGCCATTGCCGGCCCACGATAGTGACCCAAGAATCTTGGCGCTCTCGCACGGCACGCTCGTTCGACTCCAGCAACTTGGCATCGACACCGAAATCACCCGCATCAAACAAATCAATGTCTCTTCCCAGGGGCATTTCGGCAGCATGGAAATCCGAACTGATCGGGTCGGCGTTACCGATTTGGGCGGATTGGTGAGCTATGCGCGCTTGCTCACCGCCCTGCGACAAAAAATCAAAGAGGTTGGCATTCCCATTTATGCCAATGCAGATGCACAAGAGTTGGCCAACCCCGGTGTCTGCGTGATTGCCGAAGGCGGTGTCTACCAGCCGGGTGCACCCCTTGCAGACCCACGCATGCAGGTGGTGCGCGACTATCACCAGTCTGCTGTGTTGGGCTGGGTGACCACGTCGCCCGCGCCAAATGATGTCGCCTGGGAGAGATTTACCGCCGACGGTGTGGTGGCCTTGCTGCCGATCAGGCAACGCTATGCTTTGGTGTTTTGTCGCGAGACTGGATTGGCCCAGGCCTTTCATGACGCGGGCCCAGACATGCGCAACCGATTACTGTCTGACGTAATGGGTGGCCGAGTCAGCGGCATTCAAAACGTGGAAGTCACCGGGATCTATCCGCTGGGACTGAAATGGCGAGACACACTTGCGGAAAACAATACGGTCTGGATTGGCAACTCCGCCCAGGCCCTGCATCCCGTTGCGGGCCAGGGGCTTAATCTCGGTTTCCGAGATGCTGAAACCTTGGCCATGTGCTTACTGCAACGCGGGCAGCCCATTGAAGCTCGGCTGCAAGATTACGCCCGCCGCAGAAAAGTCGATCGATGGTCGGTCAGAACCGCAACGGACACGCTCGCCCGTCAGCCCTGGGTCCGCTACACCATCGGCGGCGTGGCGATGGTGCCCGGTGCCAAGAAGTTGCTCGGCCAGGTCCTGATGTACGGGGGCTAA
- the dusB gene encoding tRNA dihydrouridine synthase DusB produces MPPSGFPVYGAPLRIGPYALPNRVFVAPMAGVTDRPYRQLCKRLGAGYAVSEMAASNALLWATDKTTRRINHDGEIAPKAVQIAGADPAMMAQAARFNVERGAQIIDINMGCPAKKVCNVAAGSALMQKPDLIRDIVVAVIDAVKDSGVPVTLKMRTGWNRQHRNAPEIARMVEDLGIAMLTIHGRTREDKYQGQAEYDTIAAIKQQLRIPVVANGDIDSPQKAKAVIDYTGADAVMIGRAAQGRPWIFRQIAHYLDTGELLPDPTEQEIASWLKDHLLDHYQFYGEFMGVRTARKHIGWYLKGLPGVKVFRDFLNQLESTDEQLQAIDHFFSSRHELRSH; encoded by the coding sequence ATGCCGCCGAGCGGGTTTCCGGTCTATGGTGCACCACTACGAATTGGGCCTTATGCCTTGCCCAATCGCGTGTTTGTTGCGCCCATGGCTGGTGTGACCGATCGGCCCTATCGGCAGCTCTGCAAACGCTTGGGTGCCGGTTATGCCGTGAGCGAAATGGCAGCGTCTAACGCACTGCTCTGGGCCACAGACAAAACCACCCGCCGGATCAATCACGACGGTGAAATTGCACCCAAAGCCGTGCAAATCGCGGGGGCAGATCCCGCCATGATGGCCCAGGCCGCACGGTTTAATGTGGAGCGTGGCGCACAAATTATTGACATCAATATGGGCTGCCCAGCGAAAAAAGTCTGCAACGTGGCAGCGGGTTCGGCGCTGATGCAAAAACCCGATCTGATTCGCGATATCGTTGTGGCAGTCATAGATGCAGTGAAAGATAGCGGTGTTCCAGTCACGCTGAAAATGCGAACCGGGTGGAATCGACAGCATCGCAACGCCCCCGAGATTGCCCGCATGGTGGAAGACCTTGGCATTGCCATGCTCACCATTCATGGCCGCACCCGCGAAGACAAATACCAAGGCCAGGCCGAATACGACACGATTGCCGCGATCAAGCAACAACTCCGCATTCCGGTAGTGGCCAACGGCGATATCGACAGCCCGCAAAAGGCCAAGGCAGTGATTGATTACACCGGTGCAGATGCCGTCATGATTGGCCGTGCCGCGCAGGGCCGGCCCTGGATTTTTCGTCAAATCGCCCATTACCTGGACACGGGTGAATTGCTGCCCGACCCAACGGAACAAGAAATCGCCAGCTGGCTAAAAGATCATCTGCTGGATCACTATCAGTTTTATGGCGAGTTCATGGGGGTGCGTACCGCACGCAAACACATCGGCTGGTATTTAAAAGGCCTGCCAGGCGTGAAAGTATTTCGAGACTTTCTCAATCAGCTCGAATCCACTGATGAGCAGCTGCAAGCCATTGATCATTTCTTTTCCAGCCGTCATGAACTTCGATCCCACTAA
- a CDS encoding helix-turn-helix domain-containing protein, whose protein sequence is MNFDPTKPTSAADSSVIAADRRRAVKTEESGAPRIDDTIRKALDHYFHTLGDQPPHALYDMVISAAERPLLSYVMHRYQHNVTHAAKALGITRNTLRKKLDQYGLIATDQKPSQSRSSR, encoded by the coding sequence ATGAACTTCGATCCCACTAAGCCCACGAGTGCGGCTGACTCCTCCGTCATCGCAGCCGATCGTCGACGGGCCGTTAAAACCGAAGAATCTGGCGCTCCAAGAATTGACGACACGATTCGCAAGGCCCTGGATCACTACTTCCACACCCTGGGCGATCAGCCCCCCCACGCGCTTTACGACATGGTGATCTCGGCGGCGGAGCGGCCGCTGCTGTCTTATGTCATGCACCGCTACCAGCACAATGTCACCCATGCGGCCAAGGCCCTGGGCATCACCCGCAACACCCTGCGAAAAAAACTCGACCAATATGGTCTGATTGCCACCGATCAAAAACCGTCACAATCTCGTTCTTCCCGATAA